The following coding sequences are from one Neodiprion lecontei isolate iyNeoLeco1 chromosome 7, iyNeoLeco1.1, whole genome shotgun sequence window:
- the LOC124295609 gene encoding feline leukemia virus subgroup C receptor-related protein 2-like: MKNRPITDNYISHPLKTECTEENDDTFSGSPLKVRVFKRRWLQLFLFALCGICSSYQYPQFVVISHIISRYYDVSTLAVASTNIMLMVAYAVFLFPALFLMERIGLKWTVVIGAASTCLGAWIKVFSAANDRFPLLLTGQAMVAIGQVFIAPVPGKLAAFWFGNDQLALATAIGSYAAHVGLSICFMTVPIFVRNHYDVEEVRYRLSVIYWTVAIACSVVTLAVLFLFQDEPSAPPSESRALQKSTHERFDKGVLVSFKKLLTKNRNFIILWNTYGLIVSIFNSMGAVLNPLFLTHFKNCEVDAGIMLLLLCFVGTIGSLIIASILDKTKKFRVIAITVSSSSLFCEILFATTLNMEIKWTVFLSVSLFGITLLSFSAIGFELCAEATYPESQALSTGILSTAGQIYGASVIPLILKVIDVYGDTAGHAVILAILGLGTLLTISNKIDLRRQRAEESAM; encoded by the exons atgaagaatcgACCAATCACTGACAATTACATCTCGCATCCTCTCAAGACCGAATGTACAGAGGAAAACGACGACACGTTCAGCGGCAGTCCGTTAAAAGTCCGGGTTTTCAAAAGACGATGGCTTCAACTATTCTTATTTGCTTTGTGCGGCATATGCAGCAGCtatcaatatcctcaattcgTCGTCATCAGCCACATAATAAGTCG GTACTACGACGTCTCGACGTTGGCGGTAGCATCGACCAACATCATGTTGATGGTAGCCTACGCAGTTTTCCTCTTCCCGGCCTTGTTTTTAATGGAACGGATCGGCCTGAAGTGGACGGTCGTGATAGGAGCCGCATCGACGTGTCTCGGAGCTTGGATTAAGGTCTTTTCGGCAGCCAATGATCGTTTTCCGTTGCTGCTCACAGGGCAAGCCATGGTCGCGATCGGCCAGGTTTTCATTGCTCCTGTTCCGGGAAAATTGGCTGCATTCTGGTTCGGGAACGACCAACTCGCCCTCGCCACCGCCATCGGCTCCTACGCAGCTCACGTTGGCTTGTCGATTTGCTTCATGACCGTTCCGATTTTCGTCCGAAACCACTACGACGTCGAGGAAGTCAGATACCGATTGTCCGTCATTTACTGGACAGTCGCGATTGCATGTTCAGTCGTAACGTTGGCCGTACTTTTTC TTTTTCAGGACGAACCTTCCGCGCCACCAAGCGAGTCGCGGGCGCTTCAAAAATCCACGCACGAGCGTTTCGACAAAGGAGTTTTAGTGTCCTTCAAAAAGTTACTAACAAAGAACAGGAACTTCATCATTCTTTGGAACACCTATGGTCTGATTGTTAGCATATTTAACTCGATGGGGGCAGTTTTGAATCCGTTGTTCTTAACTCACTTCAAG AACTGCGAAGTTGATGCAGGAATAATGTTACTTTTGCTGTGCTTTGTGGGTACCATAGGTTCGTTAATCATCGCATCAATTCTCGACAAAACGAAGAAATTCAG AGTCATCGCCATCACCGTGAGCAGTTCGTCCTTATTTTGCGAAATACTTTTCGCTACGACCTTGAATATGGAAATTAAATGGACGGTTTTTCTGTCAGTTTCGCTTTTCGG CATTACTCTGCTCAGTTTCAGCGCGATTGGATTTGAATTATGCGCCGAAGCGACTTACCCCGAGTCTCAGGCACTATCGACAGGAATTTTGAGCACAGCGGGCCAAATATACGGAGCTTCCGTAATTCCTCTTATCCTCAAGGTGATAGACGTTTACGGCGACACGGCTGGACACGCGGTCATTCTAGCAATTCTCGGCCTAGGAACTCTGTTGACAATATCGAATAAAATCGATCTGCGTAGGCAAAGAGCTGAAGAATCTGCCATGTGA